A genomic segment from Bacillus cereus G9842 encodes:
- a CDS encoding zinc dependent phospholipase C family protein produces MGSRIMHAIIAIKIAEKLYIQDKTSFILGGVAPDAVHSAEEKGTSHFYAGTTKNYTRRIDFNSFFQKYKAHMDSPFLLGYYTHLIADDNWLSGFFLPWLKNRIENDETIAPLYYNDFKLLNAKLLHHYDTEQQLFSLLNQEAHIMDIEEVSKENVFSFRKYLFEDMLYPEQNLHEDLQVFTFDQIVGYIETAIEKGVFYINQFSNEKSTSNM; encoded by the coding sequence ATGGGATCACGAATTATGCATGCTATTATCGCTATCAAGATTGCCGAAAAACTATATATCCAAGATAAAACTTCTTTCATACTTGGAGGTGTAGCCCCTGATGCGGTTCATTCAGCAGAAGAAAAAGGAACTTCACACTTTTACGCTGGTACAACGAAAAACTATACGAGAAGGATAGATTTCAATTCTTTTTTTCAAAAATATAAAGCTCATATGGATTCCCCTTTTCTCTTAGGCTATTACACCCATCTCATTGCCGATGACAATTGGCTAAGCGGCTTTTTTCTACCTTGGCTAAAAAATAGAATCGAAAATGACGAAACGATCGCACCCCTGTACTATAACGATTTTAAATTATTAAATGCAAAGTTGCTTCATCATTACGATACAGAACAGCAACTCTTCTCTCTTCTCAACCAAGAGGCTCACATCATGGATATTGAAGAAGTTTCTAAAGAAAACGTTTTTTCTTTTCGAAAGTATCTTTTTGAAGATATGTTGTATCCGGAGCAAAATTTGCATGAAGACTTACAAGTGTTTACGTTTGACCAAATCGTTGGTTATATTGAGACAGCCATTGAAAAAGGCGTATTTTATATTAATCAATTCTCTAATGAAAAATCCACTTCAAACATGTAA
- a CDS encoding DUF3925 domain-containing protein: protein MKTAQHETISNREFYFVLYMMLLYVTGWVIDVNGLFLSSYFNLAGEIMLPLVGGIVGLFIMSINKQQTK from the coding sequence ATGAAAACTGCACAACATGAAACGATTTCAAATCGCGAGTTTTATTTCGTACTATATATGATGTTATTGTATGTTACTGGCTGGGTAATCGATGTAAATGGTTTATTCTTAAGCTCCTACTTTAATTTAGCAGGAGAAATTATGCTTCCATTAGTTGGTGGGATTGTTGGACTGTTCATTATGTCTATTAATAAACAACAAACGAAATAA
- a CDS encoding MBL fold metallo-hydrolase, whose product MKKVEQLSSHLYLIDDFDLQHNERTGTYVLLGEDITLIETCAAPSLPYILDGLQQLHIDLNEVKNIIVTHVHLDHAGAAGLMMEKCPNATLYVHSRGARHMIDPTKLILGAKAVYKEDFDKLFDPILPIEEERVHIVQHGDTLKIAEDRILTFYDTPGHAKHHISIHDSLTNGIFTGDTIGIYYRELADVDVELYLPSTSPSQFQPDAMIASKNHIQSMNVDTIYFGHYGASSHVTEIYNQLEHWLPIFVHTGKEVFEQYNDFDEATKALQTLLMDKISSHLTKLNVPADHSVYNILHLDIEISAMGIIDYFTKQEKANSTIN is encoded by the coding sequence ATGAAAAAAGTAGAGCAATTATCTTCTCACCTATATCTTATTGATGATTTCGATTTACAGCATAATGAACGAACAGGTACGTACGTTTTATTAGGTGAAGATATTACTTTAATTGAAACTTGTGCAGCCCCTTCTCTTCCGTATATTTTAGACGGCTTACAACAATTACATATTGATTTAAACGAAGTTAAAAACATTATCGTTACACATGTTCATTTAGATCACGCCGGTGCTGCTGGTTTAATGATGGAAAAATGCCCAAATGCTACGTTATATGTGCATTCTCGTGGTGCTCGTCATATGATTGATCCAACAAAACTTATTTTAGGTGCAAAAGCTGTGTACAAAGAAGATTTCGATAAACTCTTTGATCCAATTCTTCCAATTGAAGAAGAACGTGTTCATATTGTACAACATGGTGATACGTTAAAAATTGCAGAAGACCGCATCCTTACATTTTATGATACACCAGGGCATGCGAAGCACCATATTAGCATTCACGATTCATTAACAAACGGGATTTTTACTGGCGATACAATTGGAATTTATTATAGAGAACTCGCAGACGTTGATGTAGAGTTATATCTACCATCAACGTCCCCTTCACAATTCCAACCAGATGCGATGATTGCTTCTAAAAATCACATTCAAAGCATGAATGTAGATACTATTTATTTCGGTCATTACGGCGCATCCTCTCATGTTACAGAAATATATAATCAACTGGAACATTGGCTACCTATTTTCGTTCATACTGGTAAGGAAGTCTTTGAACAGTATAATGATTTCGATGAAGCGACTAAAGCTTTACAAACTTTATTAATGGATAAAATCTCTTCTCATCTTACAAAGTTAAACGTTCCAGCAGATCATTCCGTTTATAACATTTTACATCTAGATATAGAAATTAGTGCGATGGGCATTATTGATTATTTCACGAAGCAAGAAAAAGCAAACTCCACTATTAACTAA
- a CDS encoding ABC1 kinase family protein has product MFFQFFLLAIIMSFISGRLIGTKLNLFKQASAATLGVSLTSALYWFLYLRYQDESVVGVDRYFWLGSSLIVSMLCYLVFELFDPIRRGEMDDVVTESRNPISKFFAKVGRQKRYMRVSSIAIKHGMGKYLALKRSPEADRKLATSLRNTLEECGGVFIKFGQVLSTRSDLLPPAFIHELSNLQENVTRLSQKQVEEILKKELHIPKDEIFSSFEMEPLAAASIGQVHKAKLKENDQDVVVKLLRPNISETIKRDLDILIHFSLWISNKSTWAKNIGFLDLAHGFSIAMKEEIDFKIEARNFEQVSDSLKNSETKVKIPKVYKEYSNSKILVLEFLDGVSVKSGSALLNELQIDTKKVQRQLFDCILEQIFFKGIFHADPHPGNVYVLRDGTPALLDFGSVGRLGTLQQDAFKRLLIGFERKNSYVLLDGLLQLVEKKPNVDKEELEQSISQLLIQSTYGSTNGSEEFIQGLFQIIAEFELAFYPMVAGAFRSLITLEGTMLQLNPEFNLMDEAKRFAKDHAASFMSVNNYSSLKEAATNELLAMLPAMRRIPRKLDDLSSKLENGELSVKVGFFSDETNASFITTFISQFLIAFIGTAFGGISVGVLHLANSATEPNDQFLSVVGYGGLFISAILLVRVAIHAVRKFK; this is encoded by the coding sequence ATGTTTTTTCAATTTTTTCTACTAGCAATCATTATGTCTTTTATTAGTGGTCGACTAATTGGTACAAAACTAAATCTTTTCAAACAAGCAAGTGCAGCAACTTTAGGTGTTTCACTTACGTCAGCTCTGTATTGGTTTTTATATTTACGCTATCAAGATGAATCGGTTGTCGGTGTTGATAGATATTTTTGGCTAGGAAGCTCATTAATTGTATCCATGCTTTGTTACCTAGTTTTTGAATTATTTGATCCTATTAGACGAGGCGAAATGGATGACGTAGTAACGGAAAGCCGAAATCCTATTTCAAAATTCTTCGCAAAGGTTGGTAGACAAAAAAGATATATGCGTGTCTCTTCTATTGCAATAAAACACGGAATGGGTAAATATTTAGCTTTAAAGCGCTCGCCAGAAGCAGATCGTAAGCTCGCCACTTCACTTCGAAATACACTAGAAGAATGCGGCGGTGTATTTATTAAATTCGGACAAGTTTTATCAACTCGCTCTGATTTATTACCACCTGCTTTTATTCACGAGTTATCAAACCTTCAGGAAAATGTAACGCGTTTATCACAAAAACAAGTTGAAGAAATATTAAAAAAGGAACTACATATACCAAAAGATGAAATTTTCAGCTCCTTTGAAATGGAACCGTTAGCTGCCGCCTCTATTGGCCAAGTACATAAAGCGAAGTTGAAAGAAAACGACCAGGATGTCGTCGTTAAACTACTACGTCCTAATATTTCTGAGACAATTAAACGTGACTTAGATATTTTAATTCATTTTTCTTTATGGATTTCCAACAAATCAACTTGGGCTAAAAATATCGGATTTCTTGATTTAGCACATGGCTTCTCCATCGCAATGAAAGAAGAAATTGATTTCAAAATTGAGGCTCGTAACTTCGAACAAGTGTCTGATTCACTAAAAAATAGCGAAACGAAAGTAAAAATACCGAAAGTATATAAAGAATACAGTAATTCAAAAATACTTGTGCTTGAATTTTTAGATGGAGTAAGTGTTAAAAGTGGGTCAGCATTATTAAATGAATTACAAATTGATACGAAAAAAGTACAACGACAACTCTTTGATTGTATTTTAGAGCAAATTTTCTTTAAAGGTATTTTCCATGCAGACCCTCATCCAGGTAATGTGTATGTTCTTCGTGATGGCACACCTGCATTACTTGATTTCGGTTCCGTCGGGCGATTAGGAACACTACAACAAGATGCATTCAAGCGACTACTTATCGGCTTTGAGCGCAAAAATTCTTATGTCTTGCTTGATGGACTGCTTCAATTAGTTGAAAAGAAGCCAAATGTTGATAAAGAGGAATTAGAACAATCTATCAGTCAATTATTAATCCAAAGTACGTATGGTTCTACAAATGGTTCTGAAGAATTCATTCAGGGGCTATTTCAAATAATCGCTGAGTTTGAATTAGCATTTTATCCAATGGTTGCAGGGGCTTTCCGTTCTCTAATTACGCTAGAAGGAACGATGCTGCAACTAAATCCCGAATTCAATTTAATGGACGAAGCGAAACGCTTTGCGAAAGATCATGCAGCTAGTTTCATGTCAGTTAACAATTATTCTAGTTTAAAAGAAGCTGCAACAAACGAATTACTCGCTATGTTACCTGCCATGCGACGCATTCCTAGAAAACTAGATGATTTAAGTTCAAAACTAGAAAACGGAGAACTATCCGTTAAGGTTGGCTTTTTCTCTGACGAAACAAATGCATCGTTTATTACTACATTTATCTCACAATTCCTCATTGCATTTATTGGAACTGCATTTGGTGGGATTTCGGTAGGCGTATTGCATTTAGCAAACAGTGCGACAGAGCCAAATGATCAATTTTTAAGTGTCGTTGGTTACGGTGGTTTATTTATAAGTGCGATATTACTTGTAAGAGTCGCTATTCATGCGGTAAGGAAATTTAAGTAA
- a CDS encoding DUF58 domain-containing protein codes for MKQMLRALYHVMKLLLLPLCLVLTFVYAMFQGGFVSWFLFYSTIPIALYSLLLPFYALRDAEVKRTTNQNGYVVGEQFVSTITIKRKFPFPLLYLVIEDELPPQFISCKQTKMNKVVLFPGLKRNISFQYVIDTIPRGEHTFSSVRVKTGDLFGMMEKEVTFSVPDTFLVYPQYVDIAYRQLENHFEQGALSANINSAKDSTISVGVRDYKPGDRFSWIDWKATARTNNIMTKEFEQQRSHNIMIFIDRTESPLFESVVTFTASIVRAVLKQNSPASFVSIGKEQTIFPLDNGDTQLQQILCHLAKVQADSVFPLSQSVEIELRKIYEPVTVILVTSNLSPDIQKAADCAAIRNRKCMIFVVKEKANQLSHRELSILETLKKRQIFVNTVYENRYTNVFFEVSK; via the coding sequence ATGAAACAAATGCTGCGAGCGCTATATCACGTTATGAAGTTATTGCTACTCCCTTTATGCCTAGTCTTAACATTTGTGTACGCTATGTTTCAAGGAGGGTTTGTAAGTTGGTTTTTATTTTACAGCACAATTCCCATTGCTCTTTATTCACTACTACTCCCCTTCTACGCTTTACGGGACGCTGAAGTAAAACGAACAACAAACCAAAATGGATATGTAGTAGGAGAACAATTTGTAAGCACGATTACAATAAAAAGAAAATTTCCTTTTCCCTTACTTTATTTAGTTATAGAAGATGAACTGCCACCACAATTTATAAGTTGTAAACAAACAAAGATGAATAAGGTAGTACTCTTCCCAGGATTGAAACGAAATATTTCGTTTCAATATGTTATTGACACAATCCCTAGAGGCGAGCACACTTTTTCAAGCGTTCGTGTCAAAACTGGCGATTTATTCGGCATGATGGAGAAAGAAGTAACTTTTTCAGTTCCAGATACATTTTTAGTCTATCCCCAGTATGTAGATATAGCGTATCGACAATTGGAAAATCATTTCGAACAAGGAGCGCTTTCAGCAAATATAAATTCTGCAAAAGACTCTACAATCTCTGTCGGTGTCAGAGACTATAAACCTGGAGATCGCTTTTCATGGATTGATTGGAAAGCAACTGCACGAACAAACAATATTATGACAAAAGAGTTTGAACAACAGCGCAGCCATAATATCATGATATTCATAGACAGAACCGAGTCTCCTCTATTCGAATCAGTCGTCACATTTACTGCCTCTATCGTAAGGGCTGTCTTGAAACAAAATTCACCAGCATCATTCGTGTCTATCGGAAAAGAACAAACTATTTTCCCTTTAGATAATGGAGATACGCAGTTACAACAAATCCTTTGTCATTTAGCAAAAGTACAAGCAGACAGTGTATTCCCGCTCTCCCAGAGTGTAGAAATAGAACTAAGAAAAATTTATGAGCCCGTCACGGTTATACTCGTGACAAGTAATCTTTCTCCCGATATTCAAAAGGCGGCTGATTGTGCTGCTATAAGAAATAGAAAATGTATGATTTTTGTCGTGAAAGAAAAAGCGAATCAACTTTCACACCGAGAACTCAGTATATTAGAAACTCTAAAAAAACGACAAATATTTGTAAACACGGTTTATGAAAACCGGTATACAAACGTGTTTTTTGAGGTGAGCAAATGA
- a CDS encoding quinone oxidoreductase family protein gives MKAIVVTSFGGPEVMKYTDVDIPAISEDQVLIRVVATSVNFADIKSRYGKKGNKALPFIPGIDAAGIVERVGSQVKNIHPGQRVIAFPQNGSYAEYVVANENLTFVLPDEVDFQTAAACPIVSFTSYNLLANVARLQQGESVLIHAAAGGIGTTAIQLAKRLGAGTVIGTVGSEVKRKIALNAGADYVICHQDEDFVKKVNELTNGEGVDVILDSISGTVSEKSLNCLAYYGRLIHFGNASGEIGNFQTKDLHASCRSILGFSFGTTRKKRPELLQETANEVFRYLRDGSLKVKATKSFPLQDAGKAHEWVESRKSTGKVILTVQSSS, from the coding sequence ATGAAAGCTATCGTTGTAACGTCGTTCGGTGGTCCTGAAGTGATGAAATATACAGATGTGGATATACCCGCTATTTCAGAAGATCAAGTTTTAATTCGTGTTGTTGCTACTAGTGTGAATTTCGCCGATATTAAATCCCGTTATGGTAAAAAAGGAAATAAAGCACTACCTTTTATACCAGGGATAGATGCCGCTGGTATTGTAGAACGTGTCGGTTCTCAAGTGAAAAATATTCATCCTGGACAACGTGTCATTGCTTTTCCTCAAAATGGATCTTACGCAGAATACGTTGTCGCAAACGAAAACCTTACTTTCGTTTTACCTGATGAAGTCGATTTTCAAACTGCAGCTGCTTGTCCGATTGTATCTTTTACAAGCTATAATTTACTCGCAAATGTTGCAAGGCTTCAACAAGGCGAGTCTGTACTCATTCATGCTGCGGCTGGCGGAATTGGTACAACAGCTATTCAACTTGCAAAACGATTAGGGGCTGGAACCGTTATTGGTACTGTCGGAAGTGAAGTAAAAAGAAAAATAGCTTTAAATGCTGGAGCTGATTATGTTATTTGTCACCAAGATGAGGATTTTGTAAAGAAAGTCAACGAACTGACAAACGGTGAAGGGGTTGATGTAATTTTAGACTCTATTTCTGGAACGGTTTCAGAAAAAAGTTTAAATTGTCTCGCTTATTATGGTCGCCTCATTCATTTCGGTAATGCTAGCGGTGAAATTGGTAATTTCCAAACGAAAGATTTACACGCAAGTTGTCGCTCTATACTCGGTTTTAGCTTTGGCACTACACGAAAAAAACGTCCTGAACTACTCCAAGAAACTGCAAATGAAGTTTTCCGTTATTTACGTGATGGCAGTCTAAAAGTAAAAGCAACGAAATCTTTTCCGCTTCAAGATGCAGGGAAAGCACATGAATGGGTCGAAAGTAGAAAAAGTACAGGGAAAGTAATACTAACTGTTCAGTCCTCTTCCTGA
- a CDS encoding sigma-70 family RNA polymerase sigma factor produces the protein MKDETVYTNLIQLTLSGNKEAYSELYDKTIQEVYKTAHFLIEDKTDVDDVVQEIYIQLYESLRKYDSEKPFRPWLIGLAIKQIHSYRRKRWMRLRIIKKAEEQRKPVQIDFSNDVVSKISNKKLIELIHKLPYKLKQVIILRYLHDYSQEEVAQILHIPIGTVKSRIHSALKKLRQKEQVEEIFLGEVGNVK, from the coding sequence GTGAAGGATGAAACAGTGTATACAAATTTAATCCAATTGACTTTATCAGGAAATAAAGAAGCGTATAGCGAATTGTATGATAAAACGATTCAAGAAGTATATAAAACAGCACATTTTTTAATTGAAGATAAAACAGATGTAGATGATGTCGTTCAAGAAATATACATACAACTATATGAATCGCTTCGTAAGTATGATAGTGAGAAGCCATTTCGTCCTTGGCTAATTGGACTTGCGATTAAACAAATTCACTCTTATAGAAGAAAGAGGTGGATGCGACTACGCATTATAAAAAAAGCAGAAGAGCAAAGAAAACCAGTACAAATTGATTTTTCTAACGATGTTGTAAGTAAAATATCAAACAAAAAACTAATTGAACTCATTCATAAATTACCGTATAAATTGAAACAAGTTATTATCTTAAGATACTTACACGATTATTCACAAGAAGAAGTAGCACAAATATTACATATTCCAATTGGTACTGTGAAATCTAGAATTCATTCGGCATTAAAGAAACTACGTCAAAAAGAGCAAGTAGAAGAAATCTTTTTAGGAGAGGTAGGGAATGTGAAATGA
- a CDS encoding DUF3600 domain-containing protein, with translation MSLDCRVRESIREEAKGIVAPPELKEKVIVQIKMNQGGRKRKKHLIAGVLAAALLIPTTGFAYQSIMADGIYGSFENLKKHAGAMALETYMRFNAKLSEAKDEMGTKEYEEFTKEMKKLTSAKLAYGDSNGNIDYDQLSPAKKEELKKVVMELHPYFDKLNGHKSSKEVLTPEEYEQYMEALMSYQTVLVKTKSSGGITVEEVPEAYKERFIKAEQFMEYVDEKVR, from the coding sequence ATGAGTTTAGATTGTAGAGTTAGAGAATCTATACGAGAAGAAGCGAAGGGGATTGTTGCCCCGCCGGAGTTAAAAGAAAAAGTAATCGTTCAAATTAAAATGAATCAAGGAGGGCGTAAGAGAAAGAAACATCTTATTGCAGGAGTGCTTGCAGCAGCTCTTTTAATCCCGACGACTGGTTTTGCGTATCAATCTATTATGGCGGATGGTATATACGGATCTTTTGAGAATTTAAAAAAACATGCCGGAGCAATGGCATTAGAAACGTATATGCGTTTTAATGCAAAATTATCAGAAGCGAAAGATGAAATGGGTACGAAGGAATATGAAGAGTTTACAAAAGAAATGAAAAAATTAACTAGTGCAAAGCTTGCGTACGGAGATTCGAACGGTAATATAGATTACGATCAATTATCACCAGCTAAAAAAGAGGAATTGAAAAAGGTAGTAATGGAGCTTCATCCGTATTTTGATAAATTAAATGGCCATAAATCTAGTAAAGAAGTACTAACTCCTGAAGAGTATGAACAATATATGGAGGCATTAATGTCATATCAAACTGTGTTAGTAAAAACGAAATCGAGTGGCGGGATAACAGTAGAAGAAGTACCTGAGGCGTACAAAGAAAGATTTATTAAAGCGGAGCAGTTTATGGAGTATGTAGATGAAAAGGTGAGATAA
- the bsaA gene encoding glutathione peroxidase, producing the protein MTVYNFSAKTITGEEKSLKDYEGKALLIVNVASKCGFTPQYKGLQEVYDKYKDQGLEILGFPCNQFGGQEPGTEADITSFCELNYGVNFPMFAKVDVKGDKAHPLYTYMTEQAPGLLGMKAVKWNFTKFLIGKDGKVVGRFAPQTKPVDLEVEIEKVLGE; encoded by the coding sequence ATGACAGTTTATAATTTTTCAGCTAAAACAATTACAGGTGAAGAAAAATCGTTAAAAGATTACGAAGGAAAAGCACTTCTTATTGTAAATGTAGCTAGTAAATGTGGTTTCACACCGCAATATAAAGGATTACAAGAGGTGTATGATAAATATAAAGACCAAGGACTCGAAATACTCGGATTTCCTTGTAACCAATTCGGGGGACAAGAACCAGGTACAGAAGCGGACATTACTAGTTTTTGTGAATTAAACTACGGTGTAAACTTCCCAATGTTTGCAAAGGTTGATGTGAAAGGTGATAAGGCTCATCCTTTATATACATACATGACAGAACAAGCACCAGGTTTACTCGGTATGAAAGCAGTGAAATGGAATTTTACGAAGTTTTTAATCGGAAAAGACGGGAAAGTAGTAGGGCGTTTTGCGCCGCAGACGAAGCCGGTAGATTTAGAGGTTGAGATTGAGAAGGTACTTGGAGAATAA
- a CDS encoding transglutaminase TgpA family protein, translated as MITLQAKYKWDTNKFFMHACVFLLLLEWIRPLIGITNVGRLDIFVTFIGICFALSFFQTRWQIPIKIVTVLFIIHSLYYKNAFINPSWLTTLFSDMSRNSSLFFQGNLLDISPVFPTVLFFLSFWFLSSFTSFWIIHKKRGFLFLVLTIIYIATFHNLHLYTANYAIIRTVVIGFFMLSLLQVERIKEREHLQNYAREISKLLRPLTIFIVLLATIAYFAPKFGPQWPNPMDFLKFNTSEASKEQKVSTIGYGLDDSRLGGPFKADPTIVFTARTQNKQYWRVETKDFYTGKGWEISENPKKVSFKNKNDVVSWYEQNTKTETTEATITMLKSYPHLTYPAGLVSVEASSDVSYSVNSFSEKIYTMNGDSSTTLHSYKVTYEIPEFSIENLKAVKTNEGQETNPYFMTKYTQLPESLPQRVKDLAANLTNDKDNRYDKVLAIENYFTDNSFTYESTNVLFPAKSQDYVDQFLFDTKSGYCNNFSTSMIVLLRSAGIPARWVKGYTEGTLDNTLASAEGADVYTITNDNAHSWVEVYFPGYGWIPFEPTKGFTNPYNFINNTPAPISQNSEANNSNNEQIHQRNNEAKLKSLIEHTEEASTKKVTNSKTSFSWWYVFLSTILISIMGYILFITRMKWMTFLIIHFYRYRKDDAVYQKAYGALLKQFARIGIPRGESQTFREYALHIDTLYKSADMQQLTASYENAMYQQGQAAAEWKTSVHLWEVLMKKAGSLPKSDGFDTVI; from the coding sequence ATGATAACATTACAAGCAAAATACAAGTGGGATACGAACAAATTCTTCATGCATGCATGTGTATTTCTTCTTTTACTAGAATGGATAAGACCTCTTATAGGTATTACAAATGTAGGTAGATTAGATATTTTCGTAACATTTATAGGAATTTGCTTCGCTCTCTCTTTTTTTCAAACGAGGTGGCAGATTCCAATAAAAATTGTCACAGTCCTATTTATCATTCATTCCCTATATTATAAAAATGCTTTTATAAATCCATCTTGGCTAACAACACTCTTTTCTGATATGTCTCGAAATTCCTCCCTATTTTTCCAAGGGAATTTACTAGATATTTCTCCAGTTTTTCCGACGGTTTTATTTTTTCTCTCATTTTGGTTTTTGAGTTCTTTCACTTCATTTTGGATTATTCATAAAAAACGTGGGTTTTTATTTCTTGTATTGACTATTATTTATATCGCAACTTTTCATAACTTACATTTATACACTGCAAACTACGCTATTATTCGTACTGTTGTCATCGGCTTTTTTATGCTTAGTCTTCTTCAAGTAGAACGGATAAAAGAGCGCGAACACTTACAAAATTATGCTAGGGAAATCTCAAAATTACTTAGACCACTTACAATATTTATTGTATTATTAGCAACCATCGCATACTTTGCTCCAAAATTTGGCCCTCAATGGCCAAACCCAATGGATTTTTTAAAATTCAACACATCTGAAGCAAGTAAAGAACAAAAAGTTTCTACAATTGGGTATGGTTTAGATGACTCGCGATTAGGTGGTCCTTTTAAGGCGGATCCTACAATTGTTTTCACAGCACGAACGCAAAACAAACAATATTGGCGAGTAGAAACAAAAGATTTTTATACAGGAAAAGGCTGGGAAATTTCTGAAAATCCGAAAAAGGTTTCTTTTAAAAATAAAAACGACGTCGTAAGCTGGTACGAACAAAATACAAAAACGGAAACGACTGAGGCAACAATTACCATGCTAAAAAGTTATCCTCACCTTACCTATCCAGCAGGATTAGTATCAGTTGAGGCTTCTTCTGATGTATCATACAGTGTTAACTCGTTTTCAGAAAAAATTTATACAATGAATGGAGACTCTTCTACTACTTTACATTCGTATAAAGTAACATATGAGATCCCTGAGTTTTCCATAGAAAACTTGAAAGCTGTAAAAACAAATGAAGGTCAAGAAACAAATCCTTATTTTATGACAAAGTACACACAACTTCCCGAGTCATTACCACAGCGCGTAAAAGACTTGGCTGCCAATCTTACAAATGATAAAGACAACCGATATGATAAAGTATTAGCTATTGAAAATTACTTCACAGACAACTCTTTTACATACGAATCAACGAATGTCTTATTTCCTGCCAAAAGCCAAGATTATGTAGATCAATTCCTTTTCGATACAAAAAGCGGCTACTGTAATAATTTTTCGACGTCTATGATTGTACTACTTCGTTCTGCCGGGATTCCTGCTCGCTGGGTAAAAGGCTATACAGAAGGAACTCTTGACAATACACTTGCCTCTGCAGAAGGTGCGGATGTTTATACAATCACGAACGATAACGCACACTCTTGGGTCGAAGTATATTTCCCAGGATACGGATGGATTCCATTCGAACCAACAAAAGGATTTACCAATCCCTATAATTTTATAAATAATACGCCTGCTCCTATTTCACAAAATAGCGAAGCAAATAATTCTAATAACGAGCAAATACACCAACGAAATAATGAAGCAAAACTTAAAAGTTTAATAGAACATACAGAAGAAGCTTCTACTAAAAAGGTCACAAATTCTAAAACTAGTTTTTCTTGGTGGTACGTATTCCTCTCTACGATACTAATTAGTATTATGGGATACATTCTCTTCATCACTAGAATGAAATGGATGACATTTCTTATTATTCATTTCTATAGATACCGAAAAGATGATGCTGTTTATCAAAAAGCTTACGGTGCACTTTTAAAACAATTTGCGAGAATTGGCATACCACGGGGTGAAAGTCAAACATTCCGAGAATACGCTCTCCATATCGATACACTTTACAAATCGGCCGATATGCAACAACTTACTGCCAGTTATGAGAACGCTATGTATCAACAGGGGCAGGCTGCAGCAGAATGGAAGACATCCGTACACTTATGGGAAGTGCTTATGAAAAAAGCAGGTTCTCTACCTAAATCAGATGGCTTTGATACAGTTATTTAA
- a CDS encoding VOC family protein: MIHKVGQIMLYVNNQDEAVNFWTEKVGFHVVAEEDNKQGMRWIEIAPTNGAETSIILHNKEVISKMSPELNLGTPSLMFFSENLDQLYADLKNKNVTVGEMVTMPSGKVFNFADSEGNYFAVMEKNK, encoded by the coding sequence ATGATCCATAAAGTTGGACAAATTATGCTGTATGTAAATAATCAAGATGAGGCAGTAAATTTTTGGACGGAAAAGGTAGGGTTTCATGTAGTAGCAGAGGAAGATAACAAGCAAGGAATGAGATGGATTGAAATCGCTCCGACTAATGGTGCTGAAACGAGCATTATACTACATAATAAAGAAGTTATTTCGAAAATGAGCCCAGAATTAAATCTTGGTACACCGTCCTTAATGTTCTTCTCAGAAAATCTGGATCAATTATATGCAGATTTAAAAAATAAAAATGTTACTGTTGGAGAAATGGTAACTATGCCTTCTGGTAAAGTATTTAACTTTGCTGATAGCGAAGGGAATTATTTTGCGGTTATGGAAAAGAACAAATAG